One window of the Rhodococcus sovatensis genome contains the following:
- a CDS encoding APC family permease, with protein MTLNSDSGMDDFGYKESLDRSLGKFASFAAGVSYISILTGTFQLFYFGFGTAGPAYLWSWPMVFLGQLCVALCFMELAAKYPVAGSVYNWAKLLGRRIVGWSAGWLMLTASIVTLSAVVLALQLNLPRIWSGFQIVGDGSGDNDFATNAVLLGAIMIAITTTINALGVKLMAMINSAGVFIELIAAVLIALILAANITRGPEVFFSTNGYGAGESGGFLSAFLVASLASGYVMYGFDTASSLGEETVEPRRTAPKAILRAILASFVIGGAILVFAVMAAPDLGDPSLGTPEGSLQSIVEAVMWGPLGTIFLICIVIAVIVCSLAVHTAAIRLTFAMARDNALPFGESLARVNPKTQTPVVPAITIGVLAIAILVVNVGQPQIFTVLTSIAIIMIYLAYLMVTGPLLVKRLKGEWPPKDLKPGGYFTMGRWGMLVNIVAVVWGSAMALNLAWPRVEVYGSPWYNTFGAFVYIGAILLLGLAWYGIKGRHHIGTLVSHASTGDDRSRT; from the coding sequence ATGACACTGAATTCCGACAGCGGTATGGACGATTTCGGCTACAAGGAATCGCTCGACCGAAGCTTGGGGAAGTTCGCGAGCTTCGCCGCCGGCGTCAGCTACATCTCGATTCTCACCGGTACCTTCCAGCTGTTCTACTTCGGTTTCGGTACCGCAGGGCCGGCCTATCTCTGGTCATGGCCGATGGTGTTCCTCGGTCAACTCTGTGTCGCACTGTGTTTCATGGAGCTGGCGGCGAAGTATCCGGTCGCCGGGTCGGTGTACAACTGGGCAAAGCTGCTCGGGCGACGGATCGTGGGATGGTCTGCCGGATGGCTGATGTTGACCGCCTCGATCGTCACGCTGTCGGCGGTCGTGCTCGCGCTGCAACTGAACCTCCCTCGAATCTGGAGCGGATTTCAGATCGTCGGCGACGGCAGCGGTGACAACGATTTCGCGACCAACGCCGTCTTGTTGGGCGCGATCATGATCGCTATCACCACGACCATCAACGCTCTCGGTGTCAAATTGATGGCAATGATCAACAGCGCAGGCGTGTTCATCGAACTCATTGCCGCAGTGCTGATCGCCCTGATTCTGGCCGCGAACATCACCCGAGGTCCCGAAGTCTTCTTCTCCACCAACGGATACGGTGCGGGCGAAAGCGGAGGCTTTCTCTCGGCATTTCTGGTGGCCTCGCTCGCGTCCGGGTACGTTATGTACGGCTTCGACACAGCGTCGTCACTCGGCGAGGAGACCGTGGAACCGCGACGGACCGCGCCCAAAGCAATTCTGCGGGCCATCTTGGCGTCTTTCGTGATCGGTGGTGCCATCCTGGTGTTCGCGGTCATGGCTGCGCCCGATCTCGGCGATCCGTCCCTCGGTACACCCGAGGGCAGTCTGCAGTCCATCGTCGAGGCGGTCATGTGGGGCCCACTCGGCACGATATTTCTGATCTGCATCGTCATCGCGGTGATCGTCTGCTCGCTGGCGGTCCATACTGCTGCCATCCGGCTGACATTCGCGATGGCACGCGACAATGCACTCCCGTTCGGCGAGAGTCTGGCGAGGGTCAACCCCAAGACTCAAACTCCGGTGGTTCCGGCGATCACGATCGGCGTGCTCGCGATCGCGATCCTCGTAGTCAACGTCGGGCAACCTCAGATCTTCACGGTGCTCACCTCGATCGCAATCATCATGATCTACCTCGCCTACCTGATGGTGACCGGACCACTGCTCGTCAAGCGGCTCAAAGGTGAATGGCCACCGAAGGATCTGAAGCCGGGTGGCTACTTCACCATGGGCAGGTGGGGAATGCTGGTCAACATCGTCGCCGTCGTGTGGGGTTCGGCAATGGCTCTGAATCTGGCGTGGCCACGTGTGGAGGTCTACGGCAGCCCCTGGTACAACACCTTCGGCGCGTTCGTCTACATCGGTGCAATTCTTCTGCTCGGTCTGGCCTGGTACGGGATCAAAGGGCGCCACCACATCGGTACGTTGGTTTCACACGCATCCACCGGCGACGACAGGAGCCGTACTTGA
- a CDS encoding aldehyde dehydrogenase family protein produces the protein MSTSGSTAIEPGNLRPSLLIDGEWGGASDGGTREVIDPATGRVVVVVDEATPDDARRAVATARRTFDEGAWASTPVSDRTALLSKIADLLQRDKEQLARIETLDTGKTLAESRIDIDDVTSVFRYYAELAAVHVDRLVDVGRPEIISRVVYEPIGVCVMIAPWNYPLLQISWKIAPALAAGCTMVLKPSEVTPLSTIAFAKLAEEAGVPPGVLSLVQGSGAVLGEALTANPEVDFISFTGGLATGRTILAAAAANVTKVAVELGGKNPHIVFADAVADPTDFDNSVDHVLTGVFLHSGQVCSAGTRLIVEESIADRFVEAIAERARGIKMGSGLDDSSETGPLVSHAQRTKIEGFVALGIEEGAELVVGGTRPEDPRLADGSFFLPTIFDKCDRSMKIVQEETFGPILTVERFRTEEEALRLGNDTNYGLAAGVRTSDSARGERLVRGLRHGTVWLNDFGIYTAGAEWGGFKRSGNGRELGPSGLSEYQEAKHIWYNTSPAAAGWFHNR, from the coding sequence GTGTCCACCTCCGGCAGCACAGCAATCGAACCAGGAAACCTGCGGCCATCGCTGCTGATCGACGGAGAATGGGGCGGAGCTTCCGATGGGGGCACCCGTGAGGTCATAGACCCGGCCACTGGGCGGGTGGTGGTCGTTGTGGACGAAGCGACCCCGGACGATGCCCGACGAGCTGTCGCGACCGCGAGGAGAACGTTCGACGAGGGTGCGTGGGCTTCGACGCCCGTATCGGACCGAACTGCACTGCTGTCGAAGATCGCAGACCTTCTGCAGCGCGACAAAGAGCAGCTCGCGCGAATCGAGACCCTCGACACCGGAAAAACACTGGCCGAGAGTCGAATCGACATCGACGATGTCACATCCGTATTCCGCTACTACGCCGAGCTGGCCGCGGTGCACGTAGACCGACTGGTCGATGTCGGACGTCCCGAGATCATCAGTCGCGTCGTGTACGAACCCATCGGTGTCTGCGTGATGATCGCCCCGTGGAACTATCCGCTGCTGCAGATCTCGTGGAAGATCGCGCCCGCCCTCGCGGCTGGTTGCACCATGGTTCTCAAGCCCAGCGAGGTCACCCCGCTGAGCACCATCGCGTTTGCCAAGCTCGCCGAGGAAGCCGGTGTGCCCCCCGGGGTCCTGAGCCTCGTGCAGGGGAGCGGCGCGGTGCTCGGCGAAGCGCTGACTGCGAACCCGGAGGTCGATTTCATTTCCTTCACCGGCGGATTGGCGACCGGACGAACGATCCTTGCCGCAGCTGCCGCCAACGTCACGAAGGTGGCCGTCGAACTCGGCGGGAAGAATCCGCACATCGTCTTCGCCGATGCCGTCGCAGATCCCACGGACTTCGACAATTCGGTCGACCACGTGCTCACCGGTGTGTTCCTGCACTCCGGCCAGGTGTGTTCGGCAGGAACTCGCCTCATCGTCGAAGAGTCGATTGCCGACCGGTTCGTCGAGGCGATCGCCGAGCGTGCACGCGGAATAAAGATGGGATCGGGACTGGACGACTCCAGCGAAACCGGACCGCTCGTGTCGCACGCGCAGCGCACCAAGATCGAAGGATTCGTCGCCCTCGGCATCGAAGAAGGCGCCGAGCTTGTAGTAGGTGGCACGAGGCCGGAGGATCCTCGCCTCGCCGATGGAAGCTTCTTCCTGCCGACGATCTTCGACAAATGCGACCGCTCCATGAAAATCGTGCAAGAGGAGACGTTCGGCCCCATACTCACTGTTGAACGTTTCAGAACCGAGGAGGAAGCCCTGCGACTCGGAAACGACACGAACTACGGTCTCGCTGCAGGTGTCCGAACTTCGGACAGCGCGCGAGGCGAGCGGCTTGTGCGCGGACTGCGTCACGGAACGGTGTGGCTCAACGATTTCGGCATCTACACAGCCGGTGCGGAGTGGGGTGGATTCAAGCGTTCGGGTAACGGTCGGGAGTTAGGTCCGTCCGGATTGTCCGAATATCAAGAAGCAAAGCATATTTGGTACAACACTTCGCCGGCGGCGGCGGGATGGTTCCACAATCGATAG
- a CDS encoding dihydrofolate reductase family protein codes for MRKVTAGLFHSVDGVVEAPNEWQFDSFDPEMSEELGAMMARVDAVVLGRVGYQDWSQYWPSANDDGFGPFINGVSKHVASTTLTGALEWENASLIPGDVHQFIAAMKDTEGGEIAVCAGISIVRSLFFAGLLDSLTLMTHPVIVGSGRRLFEPQDPLTRLELQASRVTSAGNAIVTYGIK; via the coding sequence ATGAGAAAAGTGACAGCTGGGCTCTTTCATTCCGTCGACGGAGTGGTCGAAGCTCCGAACGAGTGGCAGTTCGATAGTTTCGACCCCGAGATGAGCGAGGAACTCGGCGCCATGATGGCCCGTGTGGACGCGGTCGTACTCGGTCGCGTCGGCTACCAGGACTGGTCGCAGTATTGGCCGAGTGCGAACGACGACGGGTTCGGCCCATTCATCAACGGGGTCTCCAAACATGTAGCTTCCACGACGCTGACGGGCGCTTTGGAGTGGGAGAACGCGTCGCTTATCCCCGGCGACGTCCATCAGTTCATCGCCGCGATGAAGGACACCGAGGGCGGCGAGATCGCGGTGTGTGCAGGAATCTCGATTGTTCGAAGCCTATTCTTCGCCGGGCTCCTCGACTCGCTGACATTGATGACCCACCCGGTGATCGTGGGATCCGGCCGACGACTGTTCGAGCCGCAGGATCCACTGACAAGGCTGGAGCTGCAGGCATCGCGGGTCACCAGCGCGGGGAACGCGATAGTGACCTACGGAATCAAGTGA
- a CDS encoding NADH-quinone oxidoreductase subunit A, whose protein sequence is MNEYIPVFVLGAVAVAFALVSVVIAAVIGPKRYNRAKLDAYECGIEPTAQPMGAGRYPVKFYLTAMLFIIFDIEIVFLYPWAVHFDALGVFGLLAMMMFIVSAAVAYAYEWRRGGLSWD, encoded by the coding sequence TTGAACGAGTACATCCCCGTTTTCGTCCTCGGCGCTGTCGCAGTCGCCTTCGCCCTCGTATCCGTCGTCATCGCAGCAGTCATCGGCCCCAAGCGCTACAACCGTGCAAAGCTCGATGCCTACGAGTGCGGCATCGAACCTACGGCACAACCCATGGGCGCCGGGCGATACCCGGTGAAGTTCTACCTCACCGCGATGCTGTTCATCATTTTCGACATCGAGATCGTATTTCTCTATCCCTGGGCGGTGCACTTCGATGCGCTCGGGGTCTTCGGACTACTCGCCATGATGATGTTCATCGTCAGTGCCGCGGTTGCCTACGCCTACGAGTGGCGACGCGGCGGACTGAGCTGGGACTAG
- a CDS encoding NuoB/complex I 20 kDa subunit family protein, protein MGLEEKLPSGFLLSTVEGLAGYVRKGSLWPATFGLACCAIEMMATSSGRFDIARFGMEAFRASPRQADLMIVAGRVSQKMAPVLRQIYDQMAEPKWVLAMGVCASSGGMFNNYAIVQGVDHVVPVDIYLPGCPPRPEMLLDAILKLHEKIQEMPLGADREKVARAAEEAALQSRPTIELKGLLR, encoded by the coding sequence ATGGGTCTCGAGGAGAAGTTGCCGAGCGGCTTTCTGCTGAGCACAGTGGAAGGTCTTGCCGGCTATGTCCGCAAGGGCTCGCTGTGGCCTGCCACCTTCGGACTGGCGTGCTGTGCCATCGAGATGATGGCTACCAGCTCCGGCAGGTTCGACATCGCGCGGTTCGGAATGGAGGCCTTCCGGGCGTCACCCAGGCAGGCCGACCTGATGATCGTCGCAGGACGAGTCAGCCAAAAGATGGCACCGGTTCTCCGTCAGATATACGACCAGATGGCGGAGCCGAAATGGGTTCTGGCGATGGGGGTATGCGCTTCGTCCGGCGGTATGTTCAACAACTACGCCATCGTTCAAGGCGTAGACCACGTGGTGCCAGTCGATATCTACTTGCCGGGTTGTCCGCCTCGCCCCGAGATGCTTCTCGACGCAATTCTGAAGCTGCACGAGAAGATTCAGGAGATGCCCCTAGGCGCCGATCGCGAGAAGGTCGCTCGCGCCGCCGAAGAGGCTGCGTTGCAATCGAGGCCGACGATCGAGCTGAAAGGTTTGCTGCGGTGA
- a CDS encoding NADH-quinone oxidoreductase subunit C, with translation MFGVRGSGDTSGYGRLVVPVLAQGTSDRPYGSYFDSIADELTRTLAAADTAFDDAIESAVVFRGEMTLHVRREHLLQVATHLRNEPALRFEMCLGVNGVHYPQNTGRELHASYPLLSITHNRRVRLEVSVPESDPHIPSLVGIYPTNDWHERETYDFFGIQFDGHPSLTRIQMPDDWIGHPQRKDYPLGGIPVEYKGASIPPPDQRREYN, from the coding sequence ATGTTCGGCGTCCGTGGTTCCGGCGACACATCGGGTTACGGTCGATTGGTCGTCCCAGTTCTTGCCCAGGGCACTTCGGACCGGCCGTACGGGAGCTATTTCGACTCCATCGCAGACGAACTCACAAGAACACTCGCAGCGGCCGACACAGCATTCGACGATGCAATCGAATCCGCCGTCGTGTTCCGCGGCGAAATGACGTTGCACGTGCGGCGGGAACATCTACTACAGGTCGCGACACATCTCCGGAACGAACCCGCACTTCGGTTCGAGATGTGTCTCGGCGTCAACGGTGTCCACTACCCGCAGAACACAGGTCGCGAACTGCATGCGTCGTATCCGCTTCTGTCGATCACGCACAACCGGCGAGTGCGGCTGGAAGTATCGGTCCCCGAGTCCGATCCGCACATTCCCAGCCTCGTCGGCATCTACCCGACCAACGACTGGCACGAACGTGAGACCTACGACTTTTTCGGCATCCAGTTCGACGGCCATCCGTCGCTGACACGCATCCAGATGCCGGACGATTGGATCGGTCATCCCCAGCGCAAGGACTATCCACTGGGTGGAATCCCTGTCGAATACAAGGGCGCCAGCATTCCTCCACCAGATCAACGGCGGGAGTACAACTGA
- the nuoD gene encoding NADH dehydrogenase (quinone) subunit D yields the protein MTDTAGHEKSFTVSGQDWEDIVTAAAESSAASSEERIVVNMGPQHPSTHGVLRLILEIEAETVTEARCGIGYLHTGIEKNLEFRNWTQGVTFVTRMDYLSPFFNETAYCLGVEKLLDITDDIPERASVVRVLLMELNRISSHLVALATGGMELGAVTAMLFGFRERELILDVFETITGLRMNHAYIRPGGLAQDLPDGAVEKIRELLTTLPGRLRDMSNLLDDNRIWKARTKGIGYLDLTGCMALGITGPMLRSTGLPHDLRVSEPYCGYENYEFDVCTDTGCDAYGRYVIRVAEMKESLKIVEQCLDRLRPGPVMVDDKKIAWPADLSVGPDGMGNSKEHVRDIMDTSMESLIHHFKLVTEGFRVPAGQVYIAVESPRGELGVHMVSDGGTRPFRVHYRDPSFTNLQAVAATCEGGMVADVIAAVASIDPVMGGVDR from the coding sequence ATGACCGACACAGCGGGCCACGAAAAGTCGTTCACGGTATCCGGGCAGGATTGGGAGGACATCGTGACGGCCGCAGCCGAATCGTCTGCGGCGTCGTCCGAGGAGCGAATCGTCGTCAACATGGGGCCCCAGCACCCCTCGACACACGGCGTGCTCCGCCTCATCCTCGAGATCGAAGCCGAGACCGTCACCGAGGCCAGATGTGGAATCGGATACTTGCACACTGGCATCGAGAAGAATCTCGAATTCCGTAACTGGACCCAGGGCGTCACGTTCGTCACGCGGATGGACTACCTGTCGCCGTTCTTCAACGAAACCGCGTACTGCCTGGGTGTAGAGAAGCTCCTCGACATCACGGACGATATTCCGGAACGTGCGAGCGTCGTACGCGTATTGCTGATGGAACTCAACCGCATCTCCTCGCACCTCGTCGCACTGGCTACCGGCGGCATGGAACTGGGAGCAGTGACTGCGATGCTCTTCGGGTTCCGCGAGCGCGAACTGATACTCGACGTGTTCGAAACGATCACCGGTTTGCGTATGAATCACGCCTACATCCGTCCGGGCGGGTTGGCTCAGGATTTACCCGACGGCGCTGTCGAGAAGATCCGTGAGCTTCTGACGACCCTTCCAGGCAGACTTCGCGACATGTCGAATCTGTTGGACGACAATCGAATCTGGAAGGCGCGCACCAAGGGAATCGGCTACCTCGACCTGACCGGATGCATGGCGCTCGGTATCACCGGACCGATGCTCCGATCCACTGGTCTTCCGCACGACCTTCGCGTGTCTGAACCCTACTGTGGCTACGAGAACTACGAATTCGACGTTTGCACCGACACCGGTTGCGACGCATATGGGCGCTACGTCATCCGCGTCGCGGAGATGAAGGAATCACTGAAGATCGTCGAACAGTGCCTCGACAGGCTCCGTCCGGGGCCAGTGATGGTCGACGACAAGAAGATTGCGTGGCCCGCCGATCTCTCGGTTGGTCCCGACGGCATGGGGAATTCGAAGGAGCATGTCCGCGACATCATGGACACCTCGATGGAGTCGCTCATCCACCACTTCAAACTGGTGACCGAGGGGTTCCGAGTGCCGGCGGGGCAGGTCTACATCGCAGTGGAATCTCCGCGTGGGGAGCTTGGGGTCCACATGGTCAGCGACGGCGGTACACGACCTTTTCGGGTGCATTACCGAGACCCGTCGTTCACCAATCTCCAAGCCGTGGCGGCCACGTGCGAAGGTGGAATGGTCGCCGACGTCATTGCCGCAGTCGCCAGTATCGACCCCGTCATGGGCGGAGTCGATCGATGA
- the nuoE gene encoding NADH-quinone oxidoreductase subunit NuoE: protein MSEKVYLRLGTRPAPYPDSVRARLEKDAAEIIARYSPPDAPDPQMARSALLPLLHLVQSEDGYVSPTGIEFCARILGLTGAEVTAVSTFYSMYRREPTQDYLVGVCTNTLCAIMGGDAILESLREHLGPSDDTVTLTHIECNAACDYAPVVMVNWEFFDNQTPESARNLIDSLRSDDEVVPTRGASLCTFRETERILAGFPDDRLGAVQAGGTAGAPTLAGLRVARRAGMSAPAESEPRDSGEAPIGSEAANAAAFTKDKPAPAPGESVPPEKGH, encoded by the coding sequence ATGAGCGAGAAGGTCTATCTTCGACTCGGTACCCGTCCTGCCCCGTACCCGGACAGCGTCCGCGCGCGACTCGAGAAGGACGCCGCCGAGATCATCGCGCGCTACTCCCCGCCCGATGCACCCGACCCGCAGATGGCGCGCTCCGCCCTCCTGCCGCTGCTTCATCTCGTCCAATCCGAGGACGGGTACGTCTCCCCGACAGGAATCGAGTTCTGTGCGCGGATACTGGGTCTGACCGGGGCCGAGGTCACCGCAGTGTCCACGTTCTACTCCATGTACCGACGTGAACCGACCCAGGACTATCTGGTCGGGGTGTGCACCAATACGTTGTGCGCGATCATGGGCGGAGACGCCATTCTCGAATCGCTGCGCGAACATCTCGGGCCGTCCGACGACACGGTGACGCTGACGCACATCGAATGCAATGCGGCGTGCGATTACGCACCCGTAGTGATGGTCAACTGGGAGTTCTTCGACAACCAGACCCCGGAATCTGCTCGGAACCTGATCGATTCGCTGCGCTCGGACGACGAGGTCGTTCCCACCCGCGGCGCGTCCCTGTGCACCTTCAGAGAGACCGAACGTATTCTCGCTGGCTTCCCCGACGACCGTCTCGGCGCCGTCCAAGCCGGTGGAACTGCGGGGGCACCGACTCTCGCAGGACTCCGCGTCGCACGTCGAGCGGGAATGTCGGCGCCCGCGGAATCGGAACCCAGGGACAGCGGCGAGGCTCCCATCGGGTCGGAAGCGGCCAATGCGGCGGCATTCACGAAGGACAAGCCAGCACCCGCACCCGGGGAATCGGTTCCGCCGGAGAAGGGACACTGA
- the nuoF gene encoding NADH-quinone oxidoreductase subunit NuoF, translated as MPLTPVLSSYWDDPESWTLETYERHGGYEGLRRAFDMPKDDVIALVKDAGLRGRGGAGFPTGMKWSFIPQVGDKKGGDKPHYLVVNADESEPGTCKDMPLLLATPQVLLEGIIIAAYAIRAHRAYIYVRGEVVPVLRRIQAAVADAYAAGYLGTDIMGSGFDLDVVVHAGAGAYICGEETALLDSLEGRRGQPRLRPPFPAVAGLYACPTVVNNVESIASVPAILRNGVDWFRSMGSEKSPGFTLYSLSGHVTTPGQYEAPLGITLRELLEYAGGVRAGHSLKFWTPGGSSTPIFTEEHLDVPLDYEGVAAAGSMLGTKALQIFDDTTCVVRAVRRWTEFYAHESCGKCTPCREGTYWLVQIYERLETGRGTEADLDTLLDIADSILGKSFCALGDGAVSPITSSLKYFRDEYLEHIGAPCPFDPHRATLMAGELTS; from the coding sequence GTGCCATTGACTCCGGTGTTGAGCAGCTATTGGGACGATCCCGAATCGTGGACCCTCGAAACATACGAACGTCACGGGGGTTACGAGGGACTACGGCGCGCCTTCGACATGCCCAAGGACGATGTCATCGCGCTCGTGAAAGACGCTGGGCTCCGCGGTCGCGGCGGAGCAGGCTTCCCGACCGGCATGAAGTGGAGCTTCATCCCACAGGTTGGTGACAAGAAAGGCGGGGACAAGCCGCACTACCTGGTGGTCAATGCCGACGAGTCCGAGCCGGGAACCTGCAAGGACATGCCGCTCCTGCTCGCCACCCCCCAGGTACTTCTCGAAGGAATCATCATCGCCGCGTACGCGATTCGAGCGCATCGCGCGTACATCTATGTCCGCGGGGAAGTTGTTCCGGTACTGCGCCGCATACAGGCTGCCGTCGCCGACGCATATGCCGCGGGCTACCTCGGCACGGACATCATGGGTAGCGGGTTCGATCTCGACGTCGTCGTCCATGCAGGTGCGGGCGCCTACATCTGCGGCGAGGAAACAGCTCTACTGGACTCACTCGAAGGCCGCCGAGGACAACCACGTCTACGGCCTCCGTTTCCAGCCGTCGCTGGGCTCTACGCCTGTCCGACGGTGGTCAACAATGTCGAGTCCATAGCGAGTGTTCCGGCAATACTGCGCAACGGAGTCGATTGGTTCCGCTCGATGGGTAGCGAGAAGTCGCCCGGTTTCACGCTGTACTCGTTGTCCGGGCACGTCACAACACCCGGTCAGTACGAGGCGCCGCTCGGCATCACGCTGAGAGAACTGCTGGAGTACGCGGGCGGTGTCCGGGCAGGTCATTCCCTCAAGTTCTGGACTCCAGGTGGCTCGTCGACCCCGATCTTCACCGAGGAACACCTCGATGTGCCGCTCGACTACGAGGGCGTCGCCGCGGCAGGGTCGATGCTTGGAACCAAGGCACTTCAGATATTCGACGACACCACCTGCGTCGTCCGAGCGGTGCGCAGATGGACAGAGTTCTACGCACACGAGTCCTGTGGCAAGTGCACGCCGTGCCGCGAAGGCACCTACTGGCTCGTCCAGATCTACGAGCGGCTCGAAACAGGCCGCGGCACCGAAGCGGATCTCGACACCCTCCTCGACATCGCCGACAGCATTCTCGGTAAGTCGTTCTGTGCACTGGGCGACGGCGCCGTCAGTCCGATCACGTCGTCGCTGAAGTACTTTCGCGACGAATACCTCGAACACATCGGCGCGCCGTGCCCGTTCGATCCACACCGCGCCACACTGATGGCGGGAGAGCTGACCTCATGA